The following proteins are encoded in a genomic region of Ammospiza caudacuta isolate bAmmCau1 chromosome 3, bAmmCau1.pri, whole genome shotgun sequence:
- the HADHB gene encoding trifunctional enzyme subunit beta, mitochondrial yields the protein MSSMLSSALRNLPVSSAWAAGAFTRSLSCSSQFQSAAQPKTKQSLGKSGVKNVVVVEGVRIPFLQSGTTYADLMPHDLARAALQGLLTRTSVPRDVVDYIVYGTVIQEVKTSNVAREAALGAGFSDKTPAHTVTMACISSNQAMTTGVGMIAAGQCDVVVAGGVELMSDVPIRHSRKMRKTMLTLNRAKTLGQKLSLISKIRPDYFAPELPAVAEFSTSETMGHSADRLAAAFGVSRLEQDEYALRSHTLAKRAQDEGLLQDVVPFKVPGKDTVTKDNGIRPSSLEQMGKLKPAFVKPYGTVTAANSSFLTDGASAMLIMSEEKALAMGYKPKAYLRDFVYVSQDPKDQLLLGPTYATPKVLEKAGLSMSDIDVFEFHEAFAGQILANLKAMDSDWFAKNYMGRRSKVGAPPLDKFNTWGGSLSLGHPFGATGCRLVITAAHRLKKEGGQYGLVAACAAGGQGHAMIVELYPQ from the exons aTGAGTTCcatgctgagctctgccctgcgGAACCTCCCCGTGtcctcagcctgggctgctggggcct TTACTCGATCACTCAGCTGCTCCTCGCAGTTCCAATCTGCAG CCCAGCCAAAGACTAAGCAGAGCTTGGGCAAAAGTGGGGTGAAGAatgtggtggtggtggaggGTGTCCGCATTCCCTTCCTGCAGTCTGGCACCAC GTATGCTGATCTGATGCCACATGACTtagccagagcagcactgca GGGCCTGCTGACCCGGACCAGTGTCCCAAGGGATGTTGTTGATTACATTGTTTATGGCACAGTTATCCAGGAGGTGAAGACCAGTAATGTTGCCAGAGAG GCTGCCTTGGGAGCAGGGTTCTCCGACAAAACTCCAGCCCACACTGTCACCATGGCCTGCATTTCCTCAAACCAGGCCATGACCACAG gggtgGGGATGATTGCAGCTGGCCAGTGTGACGTGGTGGTGGCCGGCGGCGTGGAGCTCATGTCCGACGTCCCCATCCGCCACAGCAGGAAGATGAGGAAGACCATGCTGACCCTGAACAGAGCCAAGACCCTGGGCCAGAAGCTCTCCCTCATTTCCAAAATTCGCCCTGACTACTTTGCTCCCGAg ctcccagctgtggcagagtTCTCCACCAGCGAGACCATGGGGCACTCTGCCGACCGCCTGGCCGCCGCCTTCGGCGTCTCCCGCCTGGAGCAGGACGAGTACGCGCTGCGCTCGCACACGCTGGCCAAGAGAGCCCAGGacgaggggctgctgcaggatgtgGTGCCCTTCAAAGTGCCAG GCAAAGACACAGTCACCAAAGACAACGGGATCCGCCCGTCCTCCCTGGAGCAGATGGGAAAACTGAAGCCAGCCTTTGTCAAGCCCTATGGAACAGTGACAGCAGCCAACTCCTCCTTCCTG ACTGATGGAGCGTCGGCGATGCTGATCATGTCTGAGGAGAAGGCCCTGGCCATGGGCTACAAACCAAAGGCCTACCTAAG GGATTTCGTGTACGTGTCCCAGGATCCCAAGgaccagctgctcctggg ccccacctATGCCACCCCCAAAGTGCTGGAGAAGGCCGGGCTCAGCATGAGTGACATCGATGTGTTTGAGTTCCACGAGGCCTTTGCT GGCCAGATCCTGGCTAACCTGAAAGCCATGGATTCAGACTGGTTTGCAAAGAACTACATGGGCAGGAGGTCAAAG gttGGAGCCCCTCCCCTGGACAAGTTCAACACCTGGGGgggctccctgtccctgggacACCCCTTTGGGGCCACCGGCTGCCGCCTGGTCATCACTGCTGCCCACAGGCTGAAGAAGGAGGGGGGCCAGTACGGCCTGgtggctgcctgtgctgcaggagggcag GGTCACGCGATGATTGTGGAGCTCTACCCCCAGTaa